Genomic segment of Polycladomyces abyssicola:
AGAAAGACGTCCGGTGAGTCCGTGTCGGAGACGCGCAGGGCCACATCCCTGGCCGCCTCCAGATAGAGGCGCTCCCGGAGTTTGCGGGAGGTGACGTATTTGCCTTCCCGTCCGGCGAACGGGCTGGTATTCACTCCGATCGTGACGCGCAGGGTGGGTTCTTCCACTTTGATCGGAGGCAGTGGTCGCGGATCATCAGGGTCGGCGATCGTGTCCCCGATTCCGACATCACCCAATCCCGTCAAGGCGATGATATCCCCGGCCGTGGCTTCCTCCACTTCGATCCGGTTTAGCCCGCGATGCGTAAATACCTGTGCGACTTTGAGCGGTTGGGAAGTCCCGTCCGCCCGCATCCACAAGACATTTTGGTTGCGGCGGATGGTTCCGCTGTTCAATCGTCCGATCACGATTTTCCCTTTGTATTCGTCGTAGCCCATCAATGTCGCCTGCAGTTGCGTCGGACCTGACGGGTCGACGTCCGGTGCGGGAAGATCGGCTACGATCCGTTCAAACAGTGGCTTTAGCGTCTCCGCCAAACGGTCCGGTTCCGTCCCGGCCCATCCCTTGATCGCACTGGTGTAGATCACGGAAAAGTCAGCTTGTTCATCCGTCGCACCCAGATCGACGAACAAATCAAACGTCTCATTGACCACTTCTTCCGGCCGTGCGTTGGGTCGGTCGATTTTGTTGACGACGACGATCGCTTTGTGACCCCGCTCCAGGGCTTTGCGCAACACGAACCGGGTCTGCGGCATGGGACCTTCCACCGCGTCGACCAAAAGCAGCACCCCGTCCACCATGTTCATGACACGTTCCACTTCGCCGCCGAAATCGGCGTGCCCCGGCGTGTCGACGATGTTGATTTTGATCCCTTTGTATTCGATGGCGGTATTTTTGGAAAGGATGGTGATCCCCCGCTCCCGTTCCAGTGCATTGGAATCCATCACACGTTCCGCCACCTGTTGATTTTCGCGGAAAATACGGCTTTGTTTCAGCATGGCGTCGACCAATGTAGTTTTGCCGTGGTCGACGTGTGCGATGATAGCGATATTGCGAATCTGATTCGGTTGTTTCATGTCCGTCAAGGGGTTGTCCCCTGTTCCTCCTCCACTGCCAAAATAGCGGATTTCACTAAATGACATGGTATCACACGAGAACGACACTCCGCCATAGGTAATCAGGTTAAAGGAGATGAAAGGAATAAACGGACTGTGAAATGTATACAAATCAAAAATACCCGGAGATTGATCAGACGTACCCTTGAATGAATCGATCCGGGAAAGGTGGAATGGGATATGGAGCCGAACCGTCAAAAGCGGATCGTGATTCGGGAAGCGGAAAGAAAGGATGCCACAGGCATTCTTTCCTGCCTGCGACAAGCGGCGATGGAGTCGGATTTTTTGACATCGGAACCGGACGAGATGAATTTGACGGTGGAACAGGAGGAGCGATTCATCGCAGAGATGGCTTCTCGTTCCAATGCATTGTTTTTGGTGGCCGAAGCACAGGAAGGGATCGTGGGCACCTTGACCTTTACCGGAGGTTTCACACGACGAACCAGGCATGTGGGAGAGGCGGGGGCTGCCGTTTTGCGGGATTATTGGGGATACGGAATTGGTACGAAATTGATTCAGGTACTAGTGGACTGGTGTCCTCGGGCGGGGATTCGGAAGATTAACGGGAGAACGCGCTTGGATAACGTACGGGGCATCCGTCTGTGTGAAAAGATGGGGTTTCAAGGGGAAGGTGTGTTAAAAAGGGAGCTGCAGATCGATGGGCGGTTTTATGACTTTGTGTTGCTCGGCCGTCTGATTGACTAAAAGAGGATATGGGCATTATCATTCAATGTTAAAAAAGAACCCAGGAGAAACTCCTGAGATTGGCCAAATCCTTAGAAAGCGGTATCTTTCCTAGTTGTGAAATAAGCGTTGAAGTATTGAACTTTCTAGCTAATATACATATATGATGTGGAATAGTTGACAGAGTGGTTGATCAAAGTTTTCTATACCCAACTCTTTACAACCATTCAAATTTTTTGTACAATTGCAATTGTATCTTTCGTGAAGGGAGGGTTGTGCCATGCTACGGATGATGGGAAAAACCAATCAAAGGAAGCGAATGGCACAATACCGCCCTGATGGAATTCAAAACTGAAACGGCAATTTTGCCGGTTGCCGATCCATCCACAGGTGCGT
This window contains:
- the typA gene encoding translational GTPase TypA, with the translated sequence MKQPNQIRNIAIIAHVDHGKTTLVDAMLKQSRIFRENQQVAERVMDSNALERERGITILSKNTAIEYKGIKINIVDTPGHADFGGEVERVMNMVDGVLLLVDAVEGPMPQTRFVLRKALERGHKAIVVVNKIDRPNARPEEVVNETFDLFVDLGATDEQADFSVIYTSAIKGWAGTEPDRLAETLKPLFERIVADLPAPDVDPSGPTQLQATLMGYDEYKGKIVIGRLNSGTIRRNQNVLWMRADGTSQPLKVAQVFTHRGLNRIEVEEATAGDIIALTGLGDVGIGDTIADPDDPRPLPPIKVEEPTLRVTIGVNTSPFAGREGKYVTSRKLRERLYLEAARDVALRVSDTDSPDVFLVAGRGELHLGIMIENMRREGYEFQVSKPEVIMKRIDGQLYEPFETVEIEVTSEHQGAVVELLGQRKGRMQDMQIREDGMVFLQYLVPTRGLIGFRQQFLTATRGEGVMNTLFAGYEPYVGEIQTRNFGSLIAWESGVATTYGLHAAQDRGQLFIEPNTEVYEGMIVGQHIRETDLEVNVCKKKQLTNFRAAGSDDALRLEPPRKMSLDDAIEYLADDELLEVTPVAFRLRKRYLTKSERKRAQAVKKEG
- a CDS encoding GNAT family N-acetyltransferase — encoded protein: MEPNRQKRIVIREAERKDATGILSCLRQAAMESDFLTSEPDEMNLTVEQEERFIAEMASRSNALFLVAEAQEGIVGTLTFTGGFTRRTRHVGEAGAAVLRDYWGYGIGTKLIQVLVDWCPRAGIRKINGRTRLDNVRGIRLCEKMGFQGEGVLKRELQIDGRFYDFVLLGRLID